One window of the Doryrhamphus excisus isolate RoL2022-K1 chromosome 10, RoL_Dexc_1.0, whole genome shotgun sequence genome contains the following:
- the LOC131137651 gene encoding potassium voltage-gated channel subfamily H member 7-like isoform X2: protein MPVRRGHVAPHNTFLGVLIRKFEGQNKNFIIANARMKDCGIIYCNEGFCKMTGFSRPDVMQKPCTCDFLHGQSTSRHAIAHVAQALLGSEERKVEITYHRKDGSKFLCMTHIIPMKNEEGLVMMFILSFDYILEKDSGDSQEKLNRASPSNADQRKGRFFRFPVLTLLGIRKQSLPLEDPNAVMVDSPRHSDSSATTCDRRFANPCQRDSPSYANDTRSLIAQSHLSIPASDPLDHSSPQIPSDAFGTDEAFVKEDPLGASSPIPSCTRSPYGERVCQIRRASSLHNMERFRANSKTTFRDRHVSEGPLRRIKSSLLGSTSDSNLSKYSAINRIPLMALNLAQASDQRTCPASPPLSSSEKAILTPKVKDRTHHVTDKVTQVLSLGDDVLPEYKLQSQRTDKFTILHYSPFKAVWDWLILLLVIYTAVFTPYSAAFLLNDAEEQRRQECGTTYVNMNEEVVSHPGKLAIHYFKGWFLIDMVAAIPFDLLIFGSGSDETTTLIGLLKTARLLRLVRVARKLDRYSEYGAAVLVLLMCIFALIAHWLACIWYAIGNVEKPYLEHKIGWLDNLGVSIGKAYNYSDPSSGPSIKDKYVTALYFTFSSLTSVGFGNISPNTNSEKIFSICVMLIGSLMYASIFGNVSAIIQRLYSGTARYHLQMLRVKEFIRFHQIPNPLRQRLEEYFQHAWTYTNGADMNMEVLKGFPECLQADVSLHLNKNLLQGCKAFCGASKGCLRALAVRFKTMHAPPGDTLVHSGDVLDTLYFVTCGSIEILKDNVVVAILGKNDIFGEEIRVHAKAGKSCVDVRVLSYCDLRTIRRDQVLEVLDMYPEFAEHFLANLELTFDLCYENSKTSSSSASSSSSSVASRRTRASHRRKSLSGGQREGPAVGEPGRRWGCRLDGQHKRSKAGRDDDADLTYGEAERRLDRLQRHLGRLESQMTADIQAILQILQRQTAAGPPSYGSGSPEDQRPR, encoded by the exons ATGCCGGTCCGGAGGGGTCACGTGGCGCCACACAACACTTTTCTCGGAGTGCTAATTCGGAAATTCGAAGGACAAA ACAAGAACTTCATCATCGCCAACGCCCGTATGAAAGATTGCGGCATCATCTACTGCAACGAAGGCTTCTGCAAGATGACCGGCTTCTCCCGGCCGGACGTCATGCAGAAACCGTGCACGTGCGACTTCCTGCACGGCCAGTCCACCAGCCGACACGCCATCGCCCATGTGGCCCAGGCCTTGCTGGGCTCGGAGGAACGCAAGGTGGAGATCACGTACCATCGCAAGGATG GATCCAAGTTCCTTTGTATGACGCATATCATCCCAATGAAGAACGAGGAGGGCCTGGTCATGATGTTCATCCTCAGTTTTGACTACATCCTGGAGAAGGACAGTGGCGACTCGCAGGAGAAGCTAAACCGTGCCTCCCCATCCAATGCCGACCAGC GCAAAGGTCGATTCTTCCGTTTCCCGGTCTTGACGCTTCTGGGCATCAGAAAGCAGTCCCTGCCCCTGGAAGACCCCAACGCAGTAATGGTGGACTCCCCTCGGCACAGCGACAGCTCGGCGACAACGTGTGACCGCCGATTCGCAAACCCTTGTCAGAGAGACAGTCCCTCCTACGCCAACGACACTCGCTCCCTCATCGCCCAAAGTCATCTTTCCATCCCCGCGTCTGATCCTTTGGATCACTCGTCACCCCAAATTCCTTCGGACGCATTCGGCACAGATGAGGCCTTCGTCAAGGAGGATCCACTCGGGGCCTCTTCGCCCATCCCAAGCTGCACTCGGTCGCCATACGGAGAACGTGTATGTCAAATCCGGAGAGCTTCCTCCCTCCATAACATGGAAAGGTTTAGAGCCAACTCCAAGACCACATTCAGGGATCGACATGTCAGTGAAG GGCCGCTTCGACGGATCAAGTCCAGCCTGCTGGGCTCCACCTCGGACTCCAACCTCAGCAAGTACAGCGCCATCAACAGGATTCCCCTCATGGCGCTCAACCTGGCCCAGGCTAGCGACCAGAGGACGTGCCCCGCCTCCCCACCGCTGTCCTCGTCCGAGAAAGCCATCCTGACGCCAAAGGTCAAAGACCGCACGCATCACGTCACCGATAAAGTCACGCAG GTTCTTTCGCTGGGTGACGACGTGCTTCCCGAGTACAAGCTCCAGAGCCAGCGGACGGACAAGTTCACCATCCTGCACTACAGCCCGTTCAAAGCCGTGTGGGATTGGCTCATCCTGCTGCTGGTCATCTACACGGCCGTCTTCACGCCCTACTCGGCCGCCTTCCTTCTCAACGACGCGGAGGAGCAGCGGAGACAGGAATGCGG GACCACGTACGTCAACATGAACGAGGAGGTGGTGAGCCACCCGGGCAAGTTAGCCATCCACTACTTCAAAGGCTGGTTCCTCATCGACATGGTGGCCGCCATACCCTTTGACCTGCTCATCTTCGGATCCGGATCAGACGAG ACCACAACCCTGATCGGCCTGCTGAAGACGGCCCGCCTCCTGCGTCTGGTGCGGGTCGCACGCAAACTGGACCGCTACTCCGAGTACGGCGCCGCCGTGCTGGTGCTGCTCATGTGCATCTTTGCCCTCATCGCTCACTGGTTAGCGTGCATCTGGTACGCCATCGGGAATGTGGAGAAACCATACTTGGAGCACAAAATCGGCTGGCTGGACAACCTGGGCGTGTCCATAG GGAAGGCCTACAACTACAGTGACCCCAGCTCGGGGCCGTCCATCAAGGACAAGTACGTCACTGCCCTCTACTTCACCTTCAGCAGCCTGACCAGCGTCGGCTTTGGCAACATCTCCCCCAACACCAACTCGGAAAAGATCTTTTCCATCTGTGTCATGCTCATTGGAT CTCTCATGTACGCCAGCATCTTCGGGAACGTGTCGGCCATCATCCAGAGGTTGTATTCCGGCACGGCTCGCTATCACCTCCAGATGCTCCGCGTCAAAGAGTTCATCCGCTTCCACCAGATTCCCAACCCGCTGAGGCAGCGGCTGGAGGAGTACTTCCAGCATGCCTGGACCTACACCAATGGGGCAGACATGAATATGG AGGTCCTGAAGGGTTTCCCCGAGTGTCTGCAGGCGGACGTCAGCCTCCACCTGAACAAGAACCTCCTGCAGGGCTGCAAGGCGTTCTGCGGCGCCTCCAAAGGTTGCCTTCGGGCGCTGGCCGTGAGGTTCAAGACCATGCACGCGCCCCCTGGGGACACACTGGTCCACAGCGGGGACGTGCTGGACACGCTCTATTTCGTCACCTGCGGCTCCATTGAGATCCTCAAAGACAACGTTGTGGTGGCCATTTTGG GCAAGAACGACATCTTTGGCGAGGAGATCCGCGTGCACGCAAAGGCAGGGAAATCGTGTGTGGACGTGCGAGTGCTGAGCTACTGCGACCTGCGCACCATCCGGCGGGACCAGGTCTTGGAGGTGCTGGACATGTACCCCGAATTTGCTGAGCATTTCCTCGCCAACCTGGaactcacctttgacctctgctATGAAAACTCCAAG acgtcatcatcatcagcatcatcatcatcatcatcagtggcGAGTCGGAGGACGAGAGCCTCACACAGAAGGAAGTCTCTCTCGG GCGGCCAACGGGAGGGGCCCGCTGTCGGCGAGCCGGGACGCCGCTGGGGCTGCAGGCTCGACGGCCAGCACAAACGCTCAAAAG CCGGAAGGGACGATGACGCAGACCTCACTTATGGAGAGGCGGAGCGACGACTGGACCGGCTGCAGCGGCACCTTGGCAG GCTGGAGTCCCAGATGACGGCGGACATCCAAGCCATCCTCCAAATCCTCCAGCGGCAAACCGCCGCCGGCCCTCCTTCCTACGGCTCCGGCAGCCCCGAGGACCAGAGGCCACGGTAG
- the LOC131137651 gene encoding potassium voltage-gated channel subfamily H member 7-like isoform X1 produces the protein MPVRRGHVAPHNTFLGVLIRKFEGQNKNFIIANARMKDCGIIYCNEGFCKMTGFSRPDVMQKPCTCDFLHGQSTSRHAIAHVAQALLGSEERKVEITYHRKDGSKFLCMTHIIPMKNEEGLVMMFILSFDYILEKDSGDSQEKLNRASPSNADQRKGRFFRFPVLTLLGIRKQSLPLEDPNAVMVDSPRHSDSSATTCDRRFANPCQRDSPSYANDTRSLIAQSHLSIPASDPLDHSSPQIPSDAFGTDEAFVKEDPLGASSPIPSCTRSPYGERVCQIRRASSLHNMERFRANSKTTFRDRHVSEGPLRRIKSSLLGSTSDSNLSKYSAINRIPLMALNLAQASDQRTCPASPPLSSSEKAILTPKVKDRTHHVTDKVTQVLSLGDDVLPEYKLQSQRTDKFTILHYSPFKAVWDWLILLLVIYTAVFTPYSAAFLLNDAEEQRRQECGYSCSPLNAVDLIVDIMFMVDILINFRTTYVNMNEEVVSHPGKLAIHYFKGWFLIDMVAAIPFDLLIFGSGSDETTTLIGLLKTARLLRLVRVARKLDRYSEYGAAVLVLLMCIFALIAHWLACIWYAIGNVEKPYLEHKIGWLDNLGVSIGKAYNYSDPSSGPSIKDKYVTALYFTFSSLTSVGFGNISPNTNSEKIFSICVMLIGSLMYASIFGNVSAIIQRLYSGTARYHLQMLRVKEFIRFHQIPNPLRQRLEEYFQHAWTYTNGADMNMVLKGFPECLQADVSLHLNKNLLQGCKAFCGASKGCLRALAVRFKTMHAPPGDTLVHSGDVLDTLYFVTCGSIEILKDNVVVAILGKNDIFGEEIRVHAKAGKSCVDVRVLSYCDLRTIRRDQVLEVLDMYPEFAEHFLANLELTFDLCYENSKTSSSSASSSSSSVASRRTRASHRRKSLSGGQREGPAVGEPGRRWGCRLDGQHKRSKAGRDDDADLTYGEAERRLDRLQRHLGRLESQMTADIQAILQILQRQTAAGPPSYGSGSPEDQRPR, from the exons ATGCCGGTCCGGAGGGGTCACGTGGCGCCACACAACACTTTTCTCGGAGTGCTAATTCGGAAATTCGAAGGACAAA ACAAGAACTTCATCATCGCCAACGCCCGTATGAAAGATTGCGGCATCATCTACTGCAACGAAGGCTTCTGCAAGATGACCGGCTTCTCCCGGCCGGACGTCATGCAGAAACCGTGCACGTGCGACTTCCTGCACGGCCAGTCCACCAGCCGACACGCCATCGCCCATGTGGCCCAGGCCTTGCTGGGCTCGGAGGAACGCAAGGTGGAGATCACGTACCATCGCAAGGATG GATCCAAGTTCCTTTGTATGACGCATATCATCCCAATGAAGAACGAGGAGGGCCTGGTCATGATGTTCATCCTCAGTTTTGACTACATCCTGGAGAAGGACAGTGGCGACTCGCAGGAGAAGCTAAACCGTGCCTCCCCATCCAATGCCGACCAGC GCAAAGGTCGATTCTTCCGTTTCCCGGTCTTGACGCTTCTGGGCATCAGAAAGCAGTCCCTGCCCCTGGAAGACCCCAACGCAGTAATGGTGGACTCCCCTCGGCACAGCGACAGCTCGGCGACAACGTGTGACCGCCGATTCGCAAACCCTTGTCAGAGAGACAGTCCCTCCTACGCCAACGACACTCGCTCCCTCATCGCCCAAAGTCATCTTTCCATCCCCGCGTCTGATCCTTTGGATCACTCGTCACCCCAAATTCCTTCGGACGCATTCGGCACAGATGAGGCCTTCGTCAAGGAGGATCCACTCGGGGCCTCTTCGCCCATCCCAAGCTGCACTCGGTCGCCATACGGAGAACGTGTATGTCAAATCCGGAGAGCTTCCTCCCTCCATAACATGGAAAGGTTTAGAGCCAACTCCAAGACCACATTCAGGGATCGACATGTCAGTGAAG GGCCGCTTCGACGGATCAAGTCCAGCCTGCTGGGCTCCACCTCGGACTCCAACCTCAGCAAGTACAGCGCCATCAACAGGATTCCCCTCATGGCGCTCAACCTGGCCCAGGCTAGCGACCAGAGGACGTGCCCCGCCTCCCCACCGCTGTCCTCGTCCGAGAAAGCCATCCTGACGCCAAAGGTCAAAGACCGCACGCATCACGTCACCGATAAAGTCACGCAG GTTCTTTCGCTGGGTGACGACGTGCTTCCCGAGTACAAGCTCCAGAGCCAGCGGACGGACAAGTTCACCATCCTGCACTACAGCCCGTTCAAAGCCGTGTGGGATTGGCTCATCCTGCTGCTGGTCATCTACACGGCCGTCTTCACGCCCTACTCGGCCGCCTTCCTTCTCAACGACGCGGAGGAGCAGCGGAGACAGGAATGCGGGTACTCCTGCTCGCCGCTCAACGCGGTGGACCTGATCGTGGACATCATGTTCATGGTGGACATCCTCATCAACTTCAGGACCACGTACGTCAACATGAACGAGGAGGTGGTGAGCCACCCGGGCAAGTTAGCCATCCACTACTTCAAAGGCTGGTTCCTCATCGACATGGTGGCCGCCATACCCTTTGACCTGCTCATCTTCGGATCCGGATCAGACGAG ACCACAACCCTGATCGGCCTGCTGAAGACGGCCCGCCTCCTGCGTCTGGTGCGGGTCGCACGCAAACTGGACCGCTACTCCGAGTACGGCGCCGCCGTGCTGGTGCTGCTCATGTGCATCTTTGCCCTCATCGCTCACTGGTTAGCGTGCATCTGGTACGCCATCGGGAATGTGGAGAAACCATACTTGGAGCACAAAATCGGCTGGCTGGACAACCTGGGCGTGTCCATAG GGAAGGCCTACAACTACAGTGACCCCAGCTCGGGGCCGTCCATCAAGGACAAGTACGTCACTGCCCTCTACTTCACCTTCAGCAGCCTGACCAGCGTCGGCTTTGGCAACATCTCCCCCAACACCAACTCGGAAAAGATCTTTTCCATCTGTGTCATGCTCATTGGAT CTCTCATGTACGCCAGCATCTTCGGGAACGTGTCGGCCATCATCCAGAGGTTGTATTCCGGCACGGCTCGCTATCACCTCCAGATGCTCCGCGTCAAAGAGTTCATCCGCTTCCACCAGATTCCCAACCCGCTGAGGCAGCGGCTGGAGGAGTACTTCCAGCATGCCTGGACCTACACCAATGGGGCAGACATGAATATG GTCCTGAAGGGTTTCCCCGAGTGTCTGCAGGCGGACGTCAGCCTCCACCTGAACAAGAACCTCCTGCAGGGCTGCAAGGCGTTCTGCGGCGCCTCCAAAGGTTGCCTTCGGGCGCTGGCCGTGAGGTTCAAGACCATGCACGCGCCCCCTGGGGACACACTGGTCCACAGCGGGGACGTGCTGGACACGCTCTATTTCGTCACCTGCGGCTCCATTGAGATCCTCAAAGACAACGTTGTGGTGGCCATTTTGG GCAAGAACGACATCTTTGGCGAGGAGATCCGCGTGCACGCAAAGGCAGGGAAATCGTGTGTGGACGTGCGAGTGCTGAGCTACTGCGACCTGCGCACCATCCGGCGGGACCAGGTCTTGGAGGTGCTGGACATGTACCCCGAATTTGCTGAGCATTTCCTCGCCAACCTGGaactcacctttgacctctgctATGAAAACTCCAAG acgtcatcatcatcagcatcatcatcatcatcatcagtggcGAGTCGGAGGACGAGAGCCTCACACAGAAGGAAGTCTCTCTCGG GCGGCCAACGGGAGGGGCCCGCTGTCGGCGAGCCGGGACGCCGCTGGGGCTGCAGGCTCGACGGCCAGCACAAACGCTCAAAAG CCGGAAGGGACGATGACGCAGACCTCACTTATGGAGAGGCGGAGCGACGACTGGACCGGCTGCAGCGGCACCTTGGCAG GCTGGAGTCCCAGATGACGGCGGACATCCAAGCCATCCTCCAAATCCTCCAGCGGCAAACCGCCGCCGGCCCTCCTTCCTACGGCTCCGGCAGCCCCGAGGACCAGAGGCCACGGTAG
- the LOC131137651 gene encoding potassium voltage-gated channel subfamily H member 7-like isoform X3, whose translation MPVRRGHVAPHNTFLGVLIRKFEGQNKNFIIANARMKDCGIIYCNEGFCKMTGFSRPDVMQKPCTCDFLHGQSTSRHAIAHVAQALLGSEERKVEITYHRKDGSKFLCMTHIIPMKNEEGLVMMFILSFDYILEKDSGDSQEKLNRASPSNADQRKGRFFRFPVLTLLGIRKQSLPLEDPNAVMVDSPRHSDSSATTCDRRFANPCQRDSPSYANDTRSLIAQSHLSIPASDPLDHSSPQIPSDAFGTDEAFVKEDPLGASSPIPSCTRSPYGERVCQIRRASSLHNMERFRANSKTTFRDRHVSEGPLRRIKSSLLGSTSDSNLSKYSAINRIPLMALNLAQASDQRTCPASPPLSSSEKAILTPKVKDRTHHVTDKVTQVLSLGDDVLPEYKLQSQRTDKFTILHYSPFKAVWDWLILLLVIYTAVFTPYSAAFLLNDAEEQRRQECGYSCSPLNAVDLIVDIMFMVDILINFRTTYVNMNEEVVSHPGKLAIHYFKGWFLIDMVAAIPFDLLIFGSGSDETTTLIGLLKTARLLRLVRVARKLDRYSEYGAAVLVLLMCIFALIAHWLACIWYAIGNVEKPYLEHKIGWLDNLGVSIGKAYNYSDPSSGPSIKDKYVTALYFTFSSLTSVGFGNISPNTNSEKIFSICVMLIGSLMYASIFGNVSAIIQRLYSGTARYHLQMLRVKEFIRFHQIPNPLRQRLEEYFQHAWTYTNGADMNMEVHGYMSSPLHQIH comes from the exons ATGCCGGTCCGGAGGGGTCACGTGGCGCCACACAACACTTTTCTCGGAGTGCTAATTCGGAAATTCGAAGGACAAA ACAAGAACTTCATCATCGCCAACGCCCGTATGAAAGATTGCGGCATCATCTACTGCAACGAAGGCTTCTGCAAGATGACCGGCTTCTCCCGGCCGGACGTCATGCAGAAACCGTGCACGTGCGACTTCCTGCACGGCCAGTCCACCAGCCGACACGCCATCGCCCATGTGGCCCAGGCCTTGCTGGGCTCGGAGGAACGCAAGGTGGAGATCACGTACCATCGCAAGGATG GATCCAAGTTCCTTTGTATGACGCATATCATCCCAATGAAGAACGAGGAGGGCCTGGTCATGATGTTCATCCTCAGTTTTGACTACATCCTGGAGAAGGACAGTGGCGACTCGCAGGAGAAGCTAAACCGTGCCTCCCCATCCAATGCCGACCAGC GCAAAGGTCGATTCTTCCGTTTCCCGGTCTTGACGCTTCTGGGCATCAGAAAGCAGTCCCTGCCCCTGGAAGACCCCAACGCAGTAATGGTGGACTCCCCTCGGCACAGCGACAGCTCGGCGACAACGTGTGACCGCCGATTCGCAAACCCTTGTCAGAGAGACAGTCCCTCCTACGCCAACGACACTCGCTCCCTCATCGCCCAAAGTCATCTTTCCATCCCCGCGTCTGATCCTTTGGATCACTCGTCACCCCAAATTCCTTCGGACGCATTCGGCACAGATGAGGCCTTCGTCAAGGAGGATCCACTCGGGGCCTCTTCGCCCATCCCAAGCTGCACTCGGTCGCCATACGGAGAACGTGTATGTCAAATCCGGAGAGCTTCCTCCCTCCATAACATGGAAAGGTTTAGAGCCAACTCCAAGACCACATTCAGGGATCGACATGTCAGTGAAG GGCCGCTTCGACGGATCAAGTCCAGCCTGCTGGGCTCCACCTCGGACTCCAACCTCAGCAAGTACAGCGCCATCAACAGGATTCCCCTCATGGCGCTCAACCTGGCCCAGGCTAGCGACCAGAGGACGTGCCCCGCCTCCCCACCGCTGTCCTCGTCCGAGAAAGCCATCCTGACGCCAAAGGTCAAAGACCGCACGCATCACGTCACCGATAAAGTCACGCAG GTTCTTTCGCTGGGTGACGACGTGCTTCCCGAGTACAAGCTCCAGAGCCAGCGGACGGACAAGTTCACCATCCTGCACTACAGCCCGTTCAAAGCCGTGTGGGATTGGCTCATCCTGCTGCTGGTCATCTACACGGCCGTCTTCACGCCCTACTCGGCCGCCTTCCTTCTCAACGACGCGGAGGAGCAGCGGAGACAGGAATGCGGGTACTCCTGCTCGCCGCTCAACGCGGTGGACCTGATCGTGGACATCATGTTCATGGTGGACATCCTCATCAACTTCAGGACCACGTACGTCAACATGAACGAGGAGGTGGTGAGCCACCCGGGCAAGTTAGCCATCCACTACTTCAAAGGCTGGTTCCTCATCGACATGGTGGCCGCCATACCCTTTGACCTGCTCATCTTCGGATCCGGATCAGACGAG ACCACAACCCTGATCGGCCTGCTGAAGACGGCCCGCCTCCTGCGTCTGGTGCGGGTCGCACGCAAACTGGACCGCTACTCCGAGTACGGCGCCGCCGTGCTGGTGCTGCTCATGTGCATCTTTGCCCTCATCGCTCACTGGTTAGCGTGCATCTGGTACGCCATCGGGAATGTGGAGAAACCATACTTGGAGCACAAAATCGGCTGGCTGGACAACCTGGGCGTGTCCATAG GGAAGGCCTACAACTACAGTGACCCCAGCTCGGGGCCGTCCATCAAGGACAAGTACGTCACTGCCCTCTACTTCACCTTCAGCAGCCTGACCAGCGTCGGCTTTGGCAACATCTCCCCCAACACCAACTCGGAAAAGATCTTTTCCATCTGTGTCATGCTCATTGGAT CTCTCATGTACGCCAGCATCTTCGGGAACGTGTCGGCCATCATCCAGAGGTTGTATTCCGGCACGGCTCGCTATCACCTCCAGATGCTCCGCGTCAAAGAGTTCATCCGCTTCCACCAGATTCCCAACCCGCTGAGGCAGCGGCTGGAGGAGTACTTCCAGCATGCCTGGACCTACACCAATGGGGCAGACATGAATATG GAGGTACACGGGTACATGTCTTCACCTTTACACCAAATCCATTGA
- the gca gene encoding sorcin, whose protein sequence is MAYPGYGGYGHGGPMLPGGIPGGIPGGIPGGIPGGPMPGHMGGPMGGAPPRGPGYAPYGGGYPAAYGALPPAANDPMWGYFTAIAGQDGEVDAEELQRCLTQAGFTGTYSPFSLETCRIMIAMLDRDFTGKMGFNEFKELFMALNGWKQNFVMFDRDRSGTVEPHEMSQAISSMGYRISPQALNTILKRYNRGGRIFFDDYVACCVKLRALTENFKRRDTMQRGSVNFLYDDFITCTMAL, encoded by the exons ATGGCTTACCCGGGATACGGTGGG TATGGCCATGGTGGACCAATGCTACCCGGTGGAATACCAGGCGGAATACCAGGCGGAATACCAGGCGGAATACCCGGTGGACCAATGCCCGGTCACATGGGTGGTCCAATGGGAGGTGCTCCACCCCGGGGGCCTGGATATGCCCCCTACGGAGGAGGCTACCCCGCAGCATACGGTGCTCTACCCCCAGCTGCCAATGACCCCATGTGGGGTTACTTCACAGCCATTGCTGGCCAG GACGGTGAGGTGGATGCAGAGGAGCTCCAAAGGTGCCTGACTCAGGCTGGCTTCACTGGAACCTACAGCC CGTTCAGCCTGGAGACCTGCAGGATCATGATCGCAATGCTAGAC AGGGACTTCACGGGAAAGATGGGCTTCAACGAGTTCAAGGAGTTGTTTATGGCTCTGAATGGCTGGAAGCAGAACTTCGTGATGTTCGACCGCGACAGGAGCGGGACCGTGGAGCCCCATGAGATGAGCCAGGCCATCAGCTCCATGG GATACCGCATCAGCCCGCAGGCCCTCAACACCATCCTGAAGCGCTACAACCGAGGCGGACGCATCTTCTTTGACGACTACGTGGCCTGCTGTGTCAAGCTTCGCGCCCTCACAG AGAACTTTAAGAGGAGAGATACCATGCAGCGAGGTTCTGTCAACTTCCTCTATGATGAC TTCATCACGTGCACCATGGCCCTTTAA